The following proteins come from a genomic window of Micromonospora echinofusca:
- a CDS encoding PadR family transcriptional regulator, producing the protein MADSGVNPTAAALLGLLHEGPMTGGQLMAAAERRLAPYWSMTRSQVYRELPVLAERGLVRMGKPGPRSSQPYAITAAGKRTFSRWLAEEPGRDTIRNPIALRIAFGELHSASQLKNLQAAANEYHTEALAKVREQVKNAKKEGDAYDASALEFAVAYHKAALSWLKSAPVG; encoded by the coding sequence ATGGCGGATTCCGGAGTCAACCCCACGGCGGCGGCCCTGCTCGGGCTGCTCCACGAGGGCCCCATGACAGGTGGCCAGTTGATGGCCGCCGCCGAGCGCCGGCTGGCGCCGTACTGGTCGATGACGCGTAGCCAGGTCTACCGGGAGCTGCCGGTGCTGGCCGAGCGGGGCCTGGTCCGGATGGGCAAGCCCGGCCCGCGCTCCAGCCAACCGTATGCGATCACCGCAGCGGGAAAACGGACATTCTCCCGCTGGCTGGCCGAGGAGCCGGGGCGGGACACCATCCGCAACCCGATCGCACTGCGGATCGCATTCGGTGAGCTGCACTCGGCCAGCCAGCTCAAGAACCTCCAGGCGGCGGCCAACGAATACCACACCGAGGCCCTGGCCAAGGTCCGGGAGCAGGTCAAGAACGCCAAGAAGGAGGGCGACGCGTACGACGCCAGCGCGCTGGAGTTCGCCGTCGCCTACCACAAGGCCGCCCTGTCCTGGCTGAAGAGCGCCCCGGTCGGCTGA
- the pruA gene encoding L-glutamate gamma-semialdehyde dehydrogenase — MDAVFSVPEPRNEPVRNYEPGSTDRERLQRRLTELAAERIDLPMTIAGEQRMAGGESIDVVQPHKHAHVLGVTAHATHDDARAAVKAAKDAAPMWRALPFEERAAIFLRAAELLAGPWRDTLNAATMLGQSKTAIQAEIDAACEFIDFLRFNVHFARELLEAQPMSSPGVWNRFDHRPLEGFVYAVTPFNFTAIAGNLPSAPALLGNTVVWKPGPTQQFAAHFTMRLFEAAGLPPGVINMVTGRGEEVSDVVLADADLAGIHFTGSTKVFQHLWRTVGENISRYRGYPRLVGETGGKDFVVAHTSADVDALHTALIRGAFEYQGQKCSAASRAYVPRSLWEGGLRDRLAATAESLTYGDVTDFGNFGGAVIDARAFDRHTAALELIGGDDACRVLAGGTADDSVGWFVRPTLFECTDAAHETFTTEYFGPILGVHVFDDGRFDDVVTQAESIAPYALTGSIFATDRRVVDAVAEKMRYAAGNFYINDKPTGAVVGQQPFGGARASGTNDKAGSWHNLVRWMSPRTIKETFVAPTDHTYPHMG; from the coding sequence CGGATGGCCGGCGGCGAGTCGATCGACGTGGTGCAGCCGCACAAGCACGCGCACGTGCTCGGCGTCACCGCCCACGCCACCCACGACGACGCCCGCGCCGCCGTGAAGGCGGCCAAGGACGCCGCCCCGATGTGGCGGGCCCTGCCGTTCGAGGAGCGGGCCGCGATCTTCCTGCGCGCCGCCGAGCTGCTCGCCGGCCCGTGGCGGGACACGCTGAACGCGGCCACCATGCTCGGCCAGTCGAAGACGGCGATCCAGGCCGAGATCGACGCCGCCTGCGAGTTCATCGACTTCCTCCGGTTCAACGTGCACTTCGCCCGGGAGCTGCTCGAGGCGCAGCCGATGTCGTCGCCGGGGGTGTGGAACCGCTTCGACCACCGCCCGCTGGAGGGCTTCGTCTACGCGGTCACCCCGTTCAACTTCACCGCCATCGCCGGCAACCTGCCCTCGGCGCCGGCCCTGCTGGGCAACACCGTGGTCTGGAAGCCGGGCCCGACCCAGCAGTTCGCCGCGCACTTCACCATGCGGCTGTTCGAGGCGGCCGGCCTGCCCCCCGGCGTGATCAACATGGTCACCGGGCGCGGCGAGGAGGTCTCCGACGTGGTGCTCGCCGACGCCGACCTGGCCGGCATCCACTTCACGGGCTCCACGAAGGTCTTCCAGCACCTGTGGCGGACCGTCGGCGAGAACATCTCCCGCTACCGCGGCTACCCCCGGCTGGTCGGCGAGACCGGCGGCAAGGACTTCGTCGTCGCGCACACCAGCGCGGACGTCGACGCCCTGCACACCGCCCTGATCCGCGGTGCCTTCGAATACCAGGGCCAGAAGTGCTCGGCGGCTTCCCGGGCGTACGTTCCGCGTTCCCTGTGGGAGGGCGGGCTGCGCGACCGGCTGGCCGCCACCGCGGAGTCCCTCACCTACGGCGACGTCACCGACTTCGGCAACTTCGGCGGCGCGGTGATCGACGCCAGGGCGTTCGACCGGCACACGGCCGCGCTGGAGCTGATCGGCGGCGACGACGCCTGCCGGGTCCTCGCCGGCGGCACCGCCGACGACTCGGTGGGCTGGTTCGTGCGGCCGACGCTCTTCGAGTGCACCGACGCGGCCCACGAGACCTTCACCACCGAGTACTTCGGGCCGATCCTCGGCGTGCACGTCTTCGACGACGGCCGCTTCGACGACGTGGTCACCCAGGCCGAGTCGATCGCGCCGTACGCCCTGACCGGGTCGATCTTCGCGACGGACCGCCGGGTGGTCGACGCGGTGGCCGAGAAGATGCGGTACGCCGCCGGCAACTTCTACATCAACGACAAGCCGACCGGCGCGGTGGTCGGGCAGCAGCCCTTCGGTGGCGCCCGCGCCAGCGGCACCAACGACAAGGCCGGCTCCTGGCACAACCTGGTCCGGTGGATGTCGCCCCGCACGATCAAGGAGACCTTCGTCGCGCCGACCGACCACACCTACCCCCACATGGGCTGA
- a CDS encoding tryptophan 2,3-dioxygenase produces the protein MTHPTPAQDPHFGEQGGLLTYTDYLRLADLLAAQVPESDPASHDELLFITIHQVYELWFKLLLAELTDARDRLLAGETYLPRVRLERCHVVERVLIGQVDVIDTMTPQDFLAFRTKLAPASGFQSAQFREIEFLSGLKDPDYLRRFRGLPEAERERLERRLAEPSLWDGFLAVLGRAGFDVAEEESRFAAYATIAGDRERFGPLWDLAEALVAHDQAFSLWRARHVLMAERQIGTKPGTGGSAGGAYLRSRVETRFYPELWELRSRL, from the coding sequence GTGACCCACCCCACCCCCGCGCAGGATCCCCACTTCGGCGAGCAGGGTGGCCTGCTCACCTACACCGACTACCTCCGGCTGGCCGACCTGCTGGCCGCCCAGGTGCCGGAGTCCGACCCGGCTTCCCACGACGAGCTGCTCTTCATCACCATCCACCAGGTCTACGAGCTGTGGTTCAAGCTGCTGCTCGCGGAGCTGACCGACGCCCGGGACCGGCTGCTCGCCGGCGAGACCTACCTGCCCCGGGTGCGGCTGGAGCGTTGCCACGTGGTGGAGCGGGTCCTGATCGGTCAGGTCGACGTGATCGACACGATGACCCCGCAGGACTTCCTGGCCTTCCGCACCAAGCTCGCCCCGGCCTCGGGCTTCCAGTCCGCCCAGTTCCGGGAGATCGAGTTCCTCTCCGGCCTGAAGGACCCGGACTACCTGCGCCGTTTCCGGGGCCTGCCCGAGGCCGAGCGGGAGCGCCTGGAGCGGCGGCTGGCCGAGCCGAGCCTCTGGGACGGCTTCCTGGCCGTGCTCGGCAGGGCCGGCTTCGACGTCGCCGAGGAGGAGTCGCGCTTCGCCGCGTACGCCACCATCGCGGGGGACCGGGAGCGGTTCGGGCCGCTGTGGGACCTCGCGGAGGCGCTGGTCGCCCACGACCAGGCGTTCTCGCTGTGGCGGGCCCGGCACGTGCTGATGGCCGAGCGGCAGATCGGCACGAAGCCCGGCACCGGGGGCTCGGCGGGCGGGGCGTACCTGCGCTCGCGCGTGGAGACCCGGTTCTACCCGGAGCTGTGGGAGCTGCGTAGCCGACTGTGA